Proteins from a single region of Haloplanus sp. GDY1:
- a CDS encoding winged helix-turn-helix transcriptional regulator, protein MPDGDRGVDTDKRATLRRFAALGAATPLAGLSAGEARAKTGSTDARDAILGYVSTTPGAHFSKLRDDLKLGTGETQHHLRRLLDDGAIVSRRDGDYRRFFLADRFSTFEQVALGYLRRETPRGMVLTLLRHPDATGSEIASALDVSRATVSTYASQLDDAGLLDRTDGYAVARPETVITLVVRYADSFDAETRAFAADADSLVAYDP, encoded by the coding sequence ATGCCGGACGGGGACCGGGGGGTCGACACCGACAAGCGGGCTACGCTGCGACGCTTCGCCGCGCTGGGAGCGGCGACGCCGCTCGCCGGCCTGAGTGCCGGGGAGGCACGGGCGAAGACGGGGAGTACCGACGCCCGCGACGCCATCCTCGGCTACGTGAGCACGACGCCCGGTGCCCACTTCTCGAAGCTCCGCGACGACCTGAAACTCGGCACGGGGGAGACCCAACACCACCTCCGTCGACTGCTGGACGACGGCGCCATCGTCTCCCGTCGCGACGGCGACTACCGCCGTTTCTTCCTCGCGGATCGCTTCTCGACGTTCGAACAGGTGGCGCTGGGCTACTTGCGCCGCGAGACGCCCCGCGGAATGGTGTTGACGCTCCTTCGTCACCCCGACGCGACGGGCAGCGAGATAGCGAGCGCCCTCGACGTGTCGCGGGCGACGGTGAGCACGTACGCCTCACAGCTCGACGACGCGGGGCTGCTGGACCGGACGGACGGCTACGCCGTCGCCCGCCCGGAGACCGTCATCACGCTCGTGGTCCGCTACGCCGACTCCTTCGACGCCGAGACGCGAGCGTTCGCGGCCGACGCCGACTCCCTCGTCGCCTACGACCCCTGA
- a CDS encoding DUF7123 family protein yields MSTSAAGNDLTDKQRRILAYLRERAASKTYFKSRLIASELGMTAKEVGANMTAIRTGDFDVSVEKWGYSSGTTWKVDVQGS; encoded by the coding sequence ATGAGCACGAGTGCCGCGGGCAACGACCTCACCGACAAACAGCGCCGCATCCTCGCGTACCTCCGCGAACGAGCCGCCAGCAAGACGTACTTCAAATCGCGGCTCATCGCGTCGGAACTCGGCATGACCGCGAAGGAGGTGGGGGCGAACATGACCGCCATCCGAACCGGCGACTTCGACGTGAGCGTCGAGAAGTGGGGCTACTCCTCGGGGACGACCTGGAAAGTCGACGTTCAGGGGTCGTAG
- a CDS encoding alkaline phosphatase family protein, translated as MGLFDRLRGEDHPRVAFVGIDGVPYSLLENHPEEFPNFAALAEEGSAGAIDSIVPPESSACWPALTTGVNPGETGVYGFQDREAGSYDTYVPMGQDVQAPRIWDRLEEADRTATVMNVPVTFPPQRNVQRMVSGFLSPGVDKAAHPDELRDYLQSIDYAIDVNAKLGHKDDKSEFVEDAHDTLDTRFEAFTHYLERDDWDLFFGVFMTTDRVNHFLFKDYERDGENKEAFMEFYRKVDDYIGRIRETLADDVTLVVASDHGFTSLDYEVHCNAWLQEEGWLSFEDDDHDDLTDIAEESRAYSLIPGRFYINLEGREPRGSVPEDEYEAVRDELKAALEGLEGPDGNPVCARVVEKEDAFRGEHDDIAPDLVAIPNHGFDLKSGFKGHDEVFDVGPRNGMHSFDNATLFVDDPAASIADADLFDIAPTVLDLMDVEYGRTDFDGGSLVTSK; from the coding sequence ATGGGTCTGTTCGATAGACTGCGCGGTGAGGACCATCCGCGCGTCGCGTTCGTCGGCATCGACGGGGTGCCCTATAGCCTCCTCGAGAACCACCCCGAGGAGTTCCCCAACTTCGCGGCGCTCGCCGAGGAGGGGAGCGCGGGCGCCATCGACAGCATCGTGCCGCCGGAGTCGAGCGCCTGCTGGCCGGCGCTCACCACCGGCGTCAATCCCGGCGAGACGGGAGTCTACGGGTTTCAGGACCGCGAGGCGGGCTCTTACGACACGTACGTGCCGATGGGACAGGACGTCCAGGCGCCACGCATCTGGGACCGACTGGAGGAGGCCGACCGCACGGCGACGGTGATGAACGTCCCCGTGACCTTCCCGCCACAGCGGAACGTCCAGCGGATGGTGTCGGGGTTCCTCTCGCCCGGCGTCGACAAGGCAGCCCACCCCGACGAACTCCGCGACTATCTGCAGTCTATCGACTACGCCATCGACGTGAACGCCAAACTCGGGCACAAAGACGACAAAAGCGAGTTCGTCGAGGACGCCCACGACACCCTCGACACCCGGTTCGAGGCGTTCACGCACTACCTCGAACGGGACGACTGGGACCTGTTTTTCGGCGTCTTCATGACCACCGACCGGGTCAACCACTTCCTGTTCAAGGACTACGAACGCGACGGCGAGAACAAAGAGGCCTTCATGGAGTTTTACCGGAAGGTCGACGACTACATCGGGCGGATTCGCGAGACCCTCGCCGACGACGTGACCCTCGTCGTCGCCAGCGACCACGGCTTCACGTCGCTCGACTACGAAGTCCACTGCAACGCGTGGCTCCAGGAGGAGGGCTGGCTCTCCTTCGAGGACGACGACCACGACGACCTGACCGACATCGCGGAGGAGTCACGCGCCTACTCGCTGATCCCCGGCCGCTTCTACATCAACCTCGAGGGGCGCGAACCCCGGGGGTCGGTGCCCGAAGACGAGTACGAGGCGGTTCGCGACGAACTGAAGGCGGCGCTCGAAGGGCTGGAGGGTCCGGACGGGAACCCGGTGTGTGCCCGCGTCGTCGAGAAGGAGGACGCCTTCCGGGGCGAACACGACGACATCGCGCCGGACCTCGTCGCCATCCCGAACCACGGCTTCGACCTCAAATCCGGCTTCAAGGGTCACGACGAGGTGTTCGACGTCGGACCCCGGAACGGGATGCACAGCTTCGACAACGCGACGCTGTTCGTCGACGACCCCGCGGCGTCCATCGCGGACGCGGATCTGTTCGACATCGCGCCGACAGTCCTCGACCTGATGGACGTCGAGTACGGCCGCACCGACTTCGACGGCGGCAGCCTCGTCACGTCGAAGTAG
- a CDS encoding tubulin/FtsZ family protein, protein MKSVLIGVGQAGGKVVDALSDFDARNGFGAIIGSLAVNSARSDLQSLPLDTVLIGGSRVNGHGVGGDNELGTEVMQEDIQEVLGAIDGRVTAHAEAIFVVAGLGGGTGSGGAPYLVKELKRVYDVPVYGLGILPGRDEGSLYQVNAGRSLKTLTREADATLLVDNDAWRSSGESLESGYEAINERIARRVGLLLAAGEAVDGVGESVVDSSEVINTLRGVGVATLGYAAAEASGDAGANVNVVTSTTRRAIRSGLSLPDTTSAERGLLVVAGRPEAISRKGVERARSWLETELDTMEVRGGDFPMADDRLAALVLLGGVADSDRLDGFLERARQAAREEEANEEQSAASAFEEERIDGLL, encoded by the coding sequence ATGAAGTCCGTCCTGATTGGTGTCGGACAGGCCGGCGGCAAGGTCGTCGACGCCCTGTCCGATTTCGACGCGCGGAACGGGTTCGGTGCGATCATCGGATCGCTCGCGGTCAACAGCGCGCGCTCCGACCTCCAGTCCCTCCCCCTCGATACGGTCCTCATCGGTGGCTCGCGGGTGAACGGCCACGGCGTCGGCGGCGACAACGAACTCGGCACGGAGGTGATGCAGGAGGACATCCAGGAGGTACTGGGTGCCATCGACGGCCGGGTGACCGCCCACGCCGAGGCCATCTTCGTCGTCGCGGGCCTCGGTGGCGGCACCGGGAGCGGCGGCGCACCCTACCTCGTCAAGGAACTCAAGCGGGTCTACGACGTCCCCGTCTACGGTCTCGGCATCCTCCCCGGCCGCGACGAGGGCTCGCTCTACCAGGTGAACGCCGGGCGGTCGCTGAAGACGCTGACCCGCGAGGCCGACGCCACGCTGCTGGTCGACAACGACGCCTGGCGGTCGTCGGGCGAGAGCCTCGAATCCGGCTACGAGGCGATCAACGAGCGCATCGCCCGCCGGGTCGGCCTCCTCCTCGCGGCCGGGGAGGCCGTCGACGGCGTCGGCGAGTCCGTCGTCGACAGCTCCGAGGTGATAAACACGCTCCGCGGCGTCGGTGTCGCGACCCTCGGCTACGCCGCCGCGGAGGCGTCGGGCGACGCGGGCGCGAACGTCAACGTCGTCACGAGCACCACCCGTCGGGCGATCAGGTCCGGCCTGAGCCTCCCGGACACGACGAGCGCCGAGCGCGGACTGCTGGTCGTCGCCGGCCGCCCCGAGGCCATCTCCCGGAAGGGCGTCGAGCGCGCCCGCTCGTGGCTGGAGACCGAACTCGACACCATGGAGGTCCGCGGCGGCGACTTCCCGATGGCCGACGACCGACTCGCCGCCCTCGTCTTGCTCGGCGGCGTGGCGGACTCCGATCGCCTCGACGGCTTCCTCGAACGCGCCCGGCAGGCCGCCCGCGAGGAGGAGGCGAACGAGGAGCAAAGCGCCGCGTCGGCGTTCGAAGAGGAACGGATCGACGGCCTGCTCTGA
- a CDS encoding DUF7310 family coiled-coil domain-containing protein: MDDALDERVDALERALTDGHAADGLPEAARTASRVDELEATVEELDDRLAELEAAVQALRGFAGGVDAVDEAVERRANAAIARVERLEAEVREGERGRPRNPDETPTRPGERDTDGRIAPGKRATRRGDSDPDPTRPDGDRPSPNPDSGTADGRHAGERAEAPSAANGARGGADDPGRATLAAAAADTARAELAAEGSTPEPDDGTSEATLAERIRRLL; the protein is encoded by the coding sequence ATGGACGACGCCCTCGACGAACGCGTCGACGCACTCGAACGCGCACTGACCGACGGTCACGCCGCCGACGGCCTCCCCGAGGCCGCCCGAACGGCGTCCCGGGTGGACGAACTCGAGGCGACCGTCGAGGAGTTGGACGACCGACTGGCGGAACTGGAGGCCGCGGTGCAGGCCCTCCGCGGGTTCGCAGGCGGCGTCGACGCCGTCGACGAGGCGGTGGAGCGGCGGGCGAACGCCGCCATCGCCCGCGTCGAACGCCTCGAAGCCGAGGTTCGGGAAGGGGAGCGAGGACGCCCCCGAAACCCCGACGAGACGCCGACCCGGCCGGGCGAACGCGACACCGACGGCCGGATCGCGCCCGGGAAGCGCGCGACCCGCCGCGGCGACTCCGACCCCGATCCCACGCGTCCCGACGGCGACCGGCCGTCGCCGAACCCCGACTCCGGGACGGCCGACGGTCGGCACGCCGGGGAACGGGCGGAGGCCCCGTCGGCCGCGAACGGGGCGCGAGGCGGGGCCGACGACCCGGGGAGGGCCACGCTCGCGGCGGCCGCCGCCGACACGGCGCGGGCCGAACTGGCGGCCGAGGGATCGACCCCGGAGCCCGACGACGGGACGTCGGAGGCCACGCTGGCCGAGCGGATCCGTCGGTTGCTGTGA
- a CDS encoding DUF7311 family protein: MIRVVLSVLLAVALLAVAVPGVDEGRRARTATELGGVTDRVERAVRSLLAREDPTRPGVTGARRIVRYRLPSRSWVAAGATLRIDGDRDRIGYRIGDRPPRWRPLPGVDLRTPSGPVVVERPGRHRLVVSLVRDDGVGVVVSRG, translated from the coding sequence GTGATCCGCGTCGTCCTCTCGGTCCTGCTGGCGGTGGCGCTGCTCGCCGTCGCCGTTCCGGGCGTCGACGAGGGACGACGGGCGCGAACGGCGACGGAACTCGGTGGGGTCACGGACCGAGTCGAACGCGCCGTCCGCTCGCTGCTGGCGCGGGAGGACCCCACCCGACCGGGCGTGACGGGCGCGCGACGGATCGTCCGCTATCGCCTCCCGTCCCGATCCTGGGTGGCCGCGGGCGCGACCCTGCGGATCGACGGCGACCGGGACCGCATCGGCTACCGGATCGGCGATCGGCCCCCACGGTGGCGGCCGCTCCCCGGGGTCGACCTCCGGACCCCCTCGGGACCCGTCGTCGTCGAGCGCCCGGGGCGACACCGGCTCGTCGTCTCGCTCGTCCGCGATGACGGCGTCGGGGTCGTCGTCTCCCGGGGCTGA
- a CDS encoding ATPase, T2SS/T4P/T4SS family — protein sequence MRVLDRLRNEGDGDGTACRCEPTVRSPPGSDPEGGATLAVDADDCPEDGELATSPDCRETVIDALADRAVDAVHVTTDGRERVYDDGAVALLVAAGRFAARVAVHDETLAERARRDPLGAARAATGRAGPVSRLAADTGLAAGADRVDGYEAALGATVGPAVADARLTASPPPDASLVGRRDLDTGATVRRYRTARGGHYHLDPPGWRLDAAELATLADARDRLAAGAGAGDDRAVARAVRAVDARDETVSKAAVERVLRRHTRGHGLLEDLFADPRVSEVLVTAPVADNPVRVSVDGTRLPTNVHLTRSGAAALASRFRRESGRAFSRASPTIDATTEAEGERVRVAGVTDPASDGYGFAFRTGGRDVWTLPALVANGTLPADAAALCSVAVERAGAGLVAGPRGAGKTTLLSALLWELPPSTRTVVVEDTPELPAARLCDAGRDVQPIRVEADDGPALSAAEALRTALRLGEGALVVGEVRGEEAATLYEAMRVGAASSAVLGTIHGDGADAAFERVVTDLGVPASSFAATDFLVTLAAGERRHVASIEEVRDAESEVAFESLFEPGADGTEPTGVVDRGNSRLVASLARPDESYADVLDLLDGRAALLSDLAETDRTDPEAVDAAHRERVAK from the coding sequence ATGCGCGTACTGGACCGACTGCGGAACGAGGGGGACGGCGACGGAACCGCTTGCCGCTGCGAGCCGACGGTGCGGTCGCCGCCCGGGAGCGACCCCGAGGGCGGCGCCACGCTCGCGGTCGACGCCGACGACTGCCCCGAGGACGGCGAGCTGGCGACGAGTCCCGACTGTCGGGAGACGGTGATCGACGCGCTCGCCGACCGGGCGGTCGACGCCGTCCACGTCACGACCGACGGCCGCGAGCGCGTCTACGACGACGGCGCGGTGGCGCTGCTGGTCGCGGCTGGGCGGTTCGCCGCCCGCGTCGCCGTCCACGACGAGACGCTGGCCGAGCGGGCGCGACGCGACCCGCTGGGCGCCGCGCGCGCCGCGACCGGCCGCGCCGGACCGGTGTCGAGGCTGGCCGCCGACACGGGACTGGCCGCCGGCGCCGACCGGGTCGACGGCTACGAGGCGGCGCTCGGGGCGACCGTCGGGCCGGCGGTTGCCGACGCGCGACTGACGGCGAGTCCGCCGCCCGACGCGTCGCTCGTGGGGCGGCGTGACCTCGATACGGGCGCGACGGTGCGGCGATACCGCACGGCTCGCGGCGGCCACTACCACCTCGACCCGCCGGGGTGGCGACTGGACGCGGCCGAACTGGCGACGCTGGCCGACGCCCGCGACCGACTGGCGGCCGGGGCGGGAGCGGGCGACGACCGGGCGGTCGCCCGTGCCGTCCGGGCCGTGGACGCCCGGGACGAAACGGTGTCGAAGGCGGCGGTGGAGCGCGTCCTCAGACGGCACACCCGCGGCCACGGGCTGCTGGAGGACCTGTTCGCCGACCCGCGGGTGTCGGAGGTACTGGTCACCGCGCCGGTGGCCGACAACCCGGTTCGCGTATCCGTCGACGGAACGCGACTGCCGACGAACGTCCACCTGACCCGGAGCGGGGCCGCGGCGCTGGCCTCCCGGTTCCGGCGGGAGAGCGGGCGCGCCTTCTCGCGGGCGTCCCCGACGATAGACGCCACGACGGAGGCCGAGGGCGAGCGCGTCCGCGTCGCCGGCGTGACCGACCCGGCGAGCGACGGCTACGGGTTCGCCTTCCGGACGGGTGGGCGGGACGTGTGGACGCTTCCGGCGCTCGTCGCCAACGGGACGCTCCCGGCCGACGCCGCGGCCCTCTGTTCGGTCGCCGTCGAGCGCGCCGGCGCGGGGTTGGTCGCCGGGCCGCGCGGCGCCGGGAAGACGACGCTCCTCTCGGCGCTCCTCTGGGAGTTGCCGCCGTCGACCCGGACCGTCGTCGTCGAGGACACGCCCGAACTCCCGGCAGCGAGGCTCTGCGACGCCGGCCGGGACGTGCAGCCGATCCGCGTCGAGGCCGACGACGGACCGGCGCTCTCCGCGGCGGAGGCGCTGCGGACCGCGCTCCGCCTCGGCGAGGGGGCGCTGGTCGTCGGCGAGGTTCGGGGCGAGGAGGCCGCGACGCTCTACGAGGCGATGCGGGTCGGGGCGGCCAGCAGCGCCGTCCTGGGAACCATCCACGGCGACGGCGCCGACGCTGCCTTCGAGCGGGTGGTGACCGACCTCGGCGTGCCCGCGTCGTCGTTCGCGGCGACCGACTTCCTCGTGACCCTCGCCGCCGGCGAGCGCCGACACGTGGCGAGCATCGAGGAGGTTCGCGACGCCGAGTCGGAGGTCGCCTTCGAGTCGCTGTTCGAACCCGGAGCCGACGGCACCGAACCGACCGGCGTCGTCGACCGGGGGAACAGCCGCCTCGTCGCGTCGCTCGCTCGGCCGGACGAGTCCTACGCGGACGTGCTGGACCTGCTCGACGGGCGCGCAGCGCTCCTGTCGGACCTCGCGGAGACCGACCGCACCGACCCGGAGGCGGTCGATGCGGCCCACCGCGAACGGGTGGCGAAATGA
- a CDS encoding type II secretion system protein: MSDPSSLLRTLAAAWPWSTTADPALDGALAYLGLPTDAATVDGAARVVGTLLGAAAVALGAAVSVATTPRWGAVVATAGAALGAGLPLAANRLPRLAARLARTRALGSAAALVGRAAMCLRIDPTVERAAAFAARTGNGALARSLDEHVGRAEGTPRSGFERFADEWSEGFPALSRAASRLEAAAAAPADERDRHLDRAVAAALEGARDELAAFTSEIRGPVTGLYAFGVLLPLALVGVLPAARATGVRVSLPLVVGLYDVALPVVVVGAGTWLLARRPVAFPPPRIGADHPDTPNRRLGGVAAGVGAGAVGAVVAARAVAPWATPVAALGLGTGTALVVHFRSAKRVRERVRATEEGLHDALYLVGRRVAAGEAVEVAIAEAAGRVDGATGDLLDEAAGRQRRLGLPVREAFRGEAGPLSTLPSRRVEGMATLLGLAATEGRPAGDALVATAEHVEELRRVEREARRELSRVTDTLTNTAAVFGPLVGGATVALSDRVAGTGASAGFGAGPLPTAALGVAVGAYVLWLAAALTVLSTGLTRGLDRTLVGYRVGAALCLATVAYCSAYVGAGLFL, encoded by the coding sequence ATGAGCGACCCGTCGTCGCTCCTCCGGACTCTCGCCGCGGCGTGGCCGTGGTCGACGACGGCGGATCCGGCCCTCGACGGGGCGCTCGCGTATCTCGGCCTCCCGACCGACGCCGCGACGGTGGACGGCGCGGCGCGGGTCGTCGGGACGCTGCTCGGTGCCGCCGCCGTGGCCCTCGGCGCGGCGGTGAGCGTCGCGACCACGCCTCGGTGGGGCGCCGTCGTCGCGACCGCCGGGGCGGCGCTCGGGGCGGGACTGCCACTCGCCGCGAACCGCCTCCCGCGACTGGCGGCGCGACTGGCCCGCACGCGGGCGCTCGGATCGGCCGCGGCGCTGGTCGGACGGGCCGCGATGTGTTTGCGCATCGATCCGACGGTCGAGCGGGCGGCTGCCTTCGCCGCCCGAACGGGGAACGGCGCGCTCGCCCGGAGCCTCGACGAGCACGTGGGCCGTGCGGAGGGAACGCCCCGGAGCGGGTTCGAGCGCTTCGCCGACGAGTGGAGCGAGGGGTTCCCGGCGCTCTCCCGCGCCGCCTCGCGGCTGGAGGCCGCGGCGGCGGCGCCCGCCGACGAGCGCGACCGGCACCTCGACCGCGCCGTCGCGGCGGCTCTGGAGGGCGCCCGGGACGAACTGGCGGCCTTCACGAGCGAGATCAGAGGCCCCGTCACGGGGCTGTACGCATTCGGCGTCCTCCTGCCGCTGGCGCTGGTCGGCGTCCTTCCGGCGGCGCGAGCGACGGGCGTGCGTGTCTCCCTCCCGCTCGTCGTCGGCCTCTACGACGTCGCGCTCCCCGTCGTGGTCGTCGGTGCGGGGACGTGGCTGCTCGCCCGCCGGCCGGTCGCCTTCCCGCCGCCGCGAATCGGGGCTGATCACCCGGACACCCCGAACCGTCGACTGGGCGGGGTCGCCGCCGGCGTTGGCGCCGGTGCCGTCGGGGCCGTCGTCGCTGCGAGAGCGGTGGCGCCGTGGGCGACGCCGGTCGCCGCCCTCGGCCTCGGGACCGGCACGGCGCTCGTGGTCCACTTCCGTTCGGCCAAGCGGGTCCGGGAGCGAGTGCGCGCGACCGAGGAGGGCCTCCACGACGCCCTGTATCTGGTCGGGCGGCGGGTCGCGGCCGGCGAAGCCGTGGAGGTGGCCATCGCGGAGGCGGCCGGGCGGGTCGACGGCGCGACGGGTGACCTCCTCGACGAGGCCGCGGGCCGGCAGCGACGCCTCGGGCTCCCGGTGAGGGAGGCGTTCCGGGGCGAGGCGGGACCGCTGTCGACCCTGCCGAGTCGTCGGGTCGAGGGGATGGCGACCCTCCTCGGCCTCGCGGCGACGGAGGGTCGACCGGCGGGCGACGCACTCGTGGCGACGGCGGAACACGTCGAGGAACTCCGGCGCGTCGAGCGCGAGGCGCGTCGGGAACTGTCGCGGGTGACCGACACGCTCACCAACACCGCGGCCGTCTTCGGCCCGCTGGTCGGGGGTGCGACGGTCGCGCTCTCTGATCGCGTCGCCGGGACGGGAGCGAGCGCCGGCTTCGGCGCCGGCCCGCTCCCGACGGCCGCTCTCGGCGTCGCGGTCGGTGCCTACGTCCTGTGGCTCGCGGCCGCGCTGACGGTTCTCTCGACGGGGTTGACGCGCGGACTCGACCGGACGCTCGTCGGCTATCGCGTCGGCGCGGCGCTGTGTCTCGCGACCGTCGCGTACTGCTCGGCGTACGTCGGCGCCGGCCTGTTCCTGTGA